A genomic stretch from Ureibacillus composti includes:
- a CDS encoding carbon monoxide dehydrogenase, translating to MNKSFLLKLFAFCTFTFVLNNGTIYANLDDTPPSLEGTLSEAGYKSVSEAVEEFENHFSQVVSLPKTEPSIDFTHRFGKFFNDPNYDMNDALSIHFLNESTPENHFKVDIRPIQNKLFFHDRSKQQALTLSNGQQAIYFENELFNFLVFENNHWQYMLGIDKRVSNKVTTEELVKIANSI from the coding sequence TTGAACAAGAGTTTTCTTCTTAAATTGTTTGCCTTTTGTACTTTTACGTTCGTTTTAAATAATGGAACAATTTACGCAAATTTGGATGATACACCTCCTTCATTGGAGGGAACGTTAAGTGAAGCGGGATATAAATCAGTCAGTGAAGCTGTGGAGGAATTTGAGAATCACTTCAGTCAGGTTGTGAGTTTGCCAAAAACAGAACCTTCTATCGATTTTACACATCGGTTTGGTAAATTTTTTAACGATCCGAATTATGATATGAATGACGCACTTTCCATTCATTTTTTAAATGAAAGTACCCCAGAAAATCATTTTAAAGTTGATATTCGACCTATTCAAAATAAATTGTTTTTTCATGATAGAAGCAAACAACAAGCGCTGACACTTTCAAATGGACAACAAGCAATTTATTTTGAAAATGAATTATTCAATTTTTTAGTGTTCGAAAATAATCATTGGCAATATATGCTTGGAATTGACAAAAGGGTATCGAACAAAGTGACGACAGAAGAATTAGTGAAGATTGCAAACTCGATCTAG